DNA from Conexivisphaera calida:
TCGCCCTGCGCGCGCTCAGGGACGTTGACGGGCTGCGGCTCCTGGGCCCCTGGAGGAGCGACCGCAGGCTGGGAATATTCTCGTTCGCCATACGCAATCACAGCGTGGACGAGGTGGCGGCCCTCCTCAGCGAGATGTCCGGTATAGAGGTGAGATCCGGCTATCACTGCGCGCAACCCCTCCATACGAGGTACGGATTCCGCGGCACGACCCGTGCCTCCCTCTACCTATACAACACGGAGGACGAGGTGCGCCTTCTGGCGGAATCCCTCGGCAGGATATCCGCCATCCTGGGACGTAGCGGCCCGGGCCGTGCAACTGATGCGCCCGCGCATATCGGCGGCTCTAAAGATTAATTAGCATCGCTGGTCGATCAATGCTGGGTTGCAGGTATCCAAGGAGGATCTGCTGAGGAGGATCGACGGAGGAAGGCTCACCAGGACGCTCACGGAGCTGGTGAACATACCGAGTCCCACGGGGAGCGAGCAGGAGATAGGCGCGTACATGTACTCCAAGTACAGGGAGCTGGGGCTGAAGGTTATCTGGCAGGAGATAGAGGATGGGAGGCCCAACGTCGTGGGGATACTCAGGGGCAAGGGAGGGGGGAAGTCCCTCCAGCTGGACGCCCACCTGGACGTTTCGTTCACTGGGGCGGAGGAGTTCCTCTACGGCGGCGCCACAAGTCCAAAGGCCCGCGTGGAGGAGATAGACGGCGATACGTGGATATTCGGCGCCGGGGCGTTCAACATGAAGAACGCGCACGCAGCGTACCTCGAGGCGGCCCGCGCGATAATCGAGTCCGGCGTGGAGCTGGAGGGCGACCTGATACTGACGGCGACCTCCGGCGAGATAGAGGAATCGCAGGTGGACAGCTACCTGGGAAAGAAGTACAGGGGATACGGAAGCGGCGCCTCCTACCTCGTGGCGCATGGGCCGGTCGGCGACTACGTCATAATAGGGGAGCCCACGGGCCTGAAGCTCATGATAGGCCACTACGGCTCGTACTGGGCCAAGATAACGGCATCGGGCGGCACCGTGATACACACGGCGTGGTCGCGCGGCATCCCTAACAAGGTGGAGCAGATATCGGAGTTCATATCCGAGTTCAGGGCCTGGAAGGAGAAGTACGAGGAGCGCCTGGTCTACAAGGGCTACAGGGGCATAGTCAACATCGCGGCGGTCCAGGGCGGATTCCCGTGGAAGGCCTCGAGGACCCCGGGCGAGGCATCGATCTACGTGGACATCAGGTTCCCGCCCGGCATGACCTGGATGCAGGTCAGGGACGACCTGGACTCGTTCATAGCCGGCTTCAACCGCAGGCATCCGGGCTACAACGTCGAGGAGGTGCCGTACGCCATAAACCCGCCGACCGAGGTCGACGATGGCGAGCTGGTCGTCCGCGCGGTGAAGGACGCGCACAGGGAGCTGACGGGCAGGGACGTCGAGGTGATATACGAGATATGGTACTCGAACGCGCCCAAGTACAACTCGGTGGGGAGCAAGGCGATAAACTACGGGCCGGGAGGCGCCAAGAGGCTGAGCGGCCTCACTATGGCGGACAAGGACAGGGAGTACATCAGCCTCTCCGACCTGATCACCGGGACGAAGGCGTACGTGCTCTCCGCGCTCTCGATATGCAACACGCCCAGATTATCATAGGACATAGGATTAGGATATAGGACACTATTCTCACTTCTGCGCGTTTTCTGAAACTATTTATTATAATTCAGGTAAATAGTCGGCGAGAATGTCGTCTGATGGATCGAAGGAGGAGAAATCTAAGTCGCATGGACTGAGGACGAGGGACCTGGTCCTCATCGCGGCTGTAATCTACTTCGGTTGGGGCCTCATAAACACGGACGACAACCTGGTGCTCATGCTCGGCACACCAATAATGCAGACGCTCCACCTGACGGTTCAGCAGTACTCCTACGTCCTCTCGGCTGGCTTCTTCACCAGCTTCGCCGTGAGCCTGGTGCTCGGACCTCTGGGGGACAAGCTGGGGCGCAAGTTCCTGCTCCAGCTGACGCTCCTCGGCACCTCCGTCTTCTCTATGCTGCAGTACTTCATCAACGGATTCGGCAGCTGGCTGCTGATCAGGATGGGCGCCGAGGCCTTCACCGGGAGCGAGTGGGGCGCCGGCGCCACGTACCTCACGGAGACCATAGGGAAGAGGCTGAGGGGCCTGGCGCTCTCCATCATGCAGTCCGGGTGGGTCTTCGGCTACGGCTTAGCGAGCGTGATCGCTTACTTCACCCTGAGCTACTTCGGCATGAGCTATGGGTGGAGGGTCGCTTTCCTCTTCGCGTTCCTCCCGGCGCTCACCGTGCTCATAATACGCTCCCGGCTCAAGGAGACTGACAGATTCAACCACCTCAAGGAGATCAGGGAGGCAGAGAAGCGCGGCGACTCCTCAAAGGTGAAGGAGCTGATGGAGAAGTACCGCGTTGACGTCGAGGCGTCCGTGAAGCCATCCTACAGGCAGCTCCTCTCCCCCGACCTCCGGAGGGCCGCGCTCATACTCGCGTTCTACAACTTCCTGACGACGGGCGTCGCCATAGTCGGCGACTCCATGTTCCCGTACTATCTATCGCAGGTGAAGGGCTTCAACTACCTGACCCTGGTGTCCATGTTCGCGACGCTCTCCTTCATAGGCATCGTCGGATATTTGACGAACGGGTACCTGAACGATCACATAGGCGCCAAATGGCCGGTCGTGATATTCGCGGCCCTCCAGACGCTCGGCATATTCGCGCTGGTGGCGTTCGTCCACTTCCCGGACTACATGGCCCTCTGGTCCTGGTACTTCCTCTACCTGTTCACGCACAACGGGCAGTTCGCGGGCCTCATACGCCTCAACACGGAGGCCTTCCCGACCAGGGTAAGGGCCGCGGGGGCCCTCTGGTCCGGGGCATTCTGGAGCCTCGGCCAGGCGGCCTGGCCGCTCGTGTTCAGCTCGCTGATACCGCTGCTTGGGTTCAACGGCGCCTGGATGTGGGTCGAGGTCGTGCCCGAGCTCGTGGCGATAGCGCTCTTCGCCGCTATAATGAGGAACATACCCCCACAGCGCGAGCTGGAGGAAATAGCTATATAAAAATATCCTATTACTTCCTATTTTTACTTCGTCACTTGAAGTAACTCGGCGGTATCTGCGCCAGGTTCGCCTTTATTGCCTCCACGCTCTCGAGGAATCCCTTCTTCTCCTCGTCCGTGAGGGGCAGCTCCAGTATCTTCTCGACGCCCTTCCTTCCGAGGACGATCGGCACGTCCACGGTGACGTCCTTCACGCCGTACTCGCCGTTCAGGTACACGCTGGCGAAGAACGTCCTCTTCAGGTCCTTCTTTATCGACTCGGCCATGACGGCCACGCCTGCGCCGGGAGCCCAGTTGCTGCTGAAGCCCCTGAGCTTGGTCACCTCCGCGCCCGCGTCTATCGTGCTCTTCACTATCTCCTCGATGTCCTTCTGCGACATCACATTGGGCAGAGGGATGCCCGAGACGGTCGACAGCCTCGGCACCGGGAACATCTTCTCTCCGTGCTGTCCTATGACGACCGGCGTTATGGAGCTGGGGGCCACTCCCAGCTTCTTGGATGCGTAGTACGCGAGCCTCCTGGAGTCCAGTATCCCGCTGAACCCTATCACGTGCTCCCTGGGGAACCCCAGCAGCTTGTACATGAGGTAGATCATGGGGTCCAGGGGGTTCGTCGTCAGCATGACTATCGAGTCCGGCGCATACTTCCTTATGTTCTCGGCAATGGACTTCACGACGTCGGCGTTCTTCCCAACGAGCTCCTCCCTCGTCATGCCGGGCTTCCTGGGGAATCCGGCGGTGACTATGACCATGTCGCTGCCCTGCATGTCCTTGTAGTCGTTGCTTCCCTTCACCCTGATGTCTATGCCCAGCTCCGCCAGGGCGTGTCCCAGGTCCAGCGCCTCACCCTGGGGCAGGTTCGGCACTATGTCTATCAGCGTCAGGTCGTCGAGCTCCTTGAGGGCAAGCATCGCGGCTGCGCTGCTTCCAACCCTTCCAGTTCCAATTACAGTTATCATTCGGTTTCGCCGCCCCCATTGCGCTATAAAAATATGTCTGGCCGCGGCGCTCGTCGGCTATTTATGACGCGGCCGCCCGCGGTCGTCCTGATGGATCCTGCGCATCAATTTTAAACCGCTCCACGTCGTCCGGGGCGTGGCCCGGCGCATCCGCAAGAGGGTCCTGATGAGGCTGTACGACGCCGACGCCGACAAGTACGAGCTGCGCTACGGCGCCGAGCAGATGCCCAAGGCGAGGGACGCATTTGGGATGGCCTCCCCCAGGTACCCGGTCCTGGACGTCGGATGCGGCACCGGCATCCTCCTCAGGGAGCTCGGCATGATGTCCGTGGGCCTCGACATAAGCTGGTCCATGCTGAGGATAGCCGGCTCCAAGGCGAGGGCCGAGCTCGTCCTCGGCGACATGGAGCGCATGCCCTTCAGATCTGGGTCCTTCACGACCGTCTACTCCCTGACGGCAGTACAGCTGGCGGAGGACCTCGTGTGGGCGATGTCGGAGCTGGCCCGCGTTGCCAAGGACGACTCAGCCATAGTCGTCAGCGCCCACAGGGCCACTGAGGCATCCGGGGAGCTGGCCCGCGCCGCCGCGATGGCGGGTCTGCACGTGATCTCCGAGAAACCCCCGGACGACTCGAACGTGGATCGCATGATCCTCTGCACGAAGCATCCTCAGTAGATGGACTCCCTTATGTCGTAGGGCGCAGTCCTCACCCCGCGCGCCCTCAGCGCCTCCGCCAGCTCCTCCTCCTGGGAATCCATCTCACCGTCGTCGAGTGGATCCCGCACCATCCCAGCGTAGGGCATGTCGGGCCTCACGAGCAGCCGGGAGAGGAACACCAGGTCGTCCCTTCCCAGGTCCATCTCGTCGATTATTCCTATCGTCTCCTCGACGTGCTTTCTCCAGAGCCCCCTGCCCCCGGCGCCCACGAGGACTATCACTCCTCTGGAGATGCCGGCGTCTCCCATCATCCTGGCGATCCTGACCGCTAGGCGCGGCTCGGGCGGCTTGTTGAGTACCCTCAGGACGTCGCGCGCCCCCGACTCCAGCCCCACGTAGACCCTCCTGAGGCCCAGCGACGCCATGCGGGAGTAGTCCGCAGCGTCCAGCCTCGTCGAGAAGTAGTCCGCGAACGCGTACACGTCGCGCCCCGGGAAGACCTCCCGCGCTATTCTCACGTACTCGATCGCGAGGTCCCTCGGCGCCCCCAGTGGATTCGCGTCGGCGAGGAATATCCCCCTCCTGAGCAGCGCCCCTGCGCCCAGCCAGTCCCTCACGAGCCTCGCGTGCGCCTCGAACTCGCGCGGGTCCTTCACGCGGTACGGCCTGTCCCTGTAGAAGGTGCAGAAGCTGCACCGGTTGTAGGCGCACCCCACGGTCGCCTGCAGGACTATCGACAGGTACTGGTCGGGCGGCAGTATCGATATCGGCATGTAGAGCGACCCGAAGCGCGCCTCGTCCTCCAGGAGCCATTCGATCTCCCTCGACGTCGTCAACCTCAGGGCGTCGCCGACGTCGCCATCCGGGTGATCCTCCAGGGCCCTCGCGGCCGCCGCGTACACCGCGCGGAGCACAGATTCCTTCTCCCCGCCCACGACTTCCTCCACGATCCTCCTCCTTCTCCCCGCCCACGACTTCCTAACGAGCAGCCCGCTGAGGCCCCTCTCGTAGCTCCTGAGCGCGTGCTCGAAGAAAGCGGGCCTGCCCTCCAGGTCGAACACGTAGACGCCCTCGTTCCCTATGACTATCCTGAGCGCGCCGTTGAGCACGCGGGCGTCTATCACGCCCTCGGCGACCCCGGTCCACGATAAAAACGAGCGCGGAAATTTCACTGCTGCGCCTGCAGCGCCAGCTCCCTCACGACCCCCTCTGTCACGTTTTTGCTCAGTATCTCGTCCCGCTCGTACACGTCAGCCTCCACGCCCTTCACGGTGAACCGCCCGTTCGATACCGCATACTTCACGGTGATGCTGACCACAGCGTCCTTCGGTATTCCGTACTTCTCCACTATGTACGAGTACAGGACCTTGTTGAGCTTCGTGAGCTCCTCGTTCACCTGCGCCGCGGTCGTCAGGCCCTCCTTGATCAACTCCCTGAGCGCGGCGTTCGCCACCCTCCTCAGCTTCAGCGCGTATCCACTGCTGCGCACGGGTCCGGTCCTCAGCAATCCCTCCACGACCTGCTGTGCCGGCTGCCCCTGGACTTCCTGCGACATATCCCTCAGTTTAGTTATTTGTTATGGATTAATATAAATGTTGCTCCAGGAATTGCTCGCTGGACGGCAGTTATGGAAAAGATTATCCGCGTAATCCGGTGATAGCGTCAGATTACCGCGGTGCTCAGCGAATTGCAGCAGCCGCACAGGGACGCATCCGGGCTCCTCGGCAGCCTCCTGACGACGTCCGAGATGACCGACTTGGCCTTCTCGGTGTTCTTCTCCATGATGGTCGTCACCTCCTCGGCCGTCACCGGGGTCTCCGACCAGACGTCGTAGTCGGTCACCAGCGCGAGCACTGAGTAGCAGATCTGGGCCTCGCACGCCAGGTTGACCTCGGGCACCAGCGTCATTCCTATAACGTGCGCGCCCCACGACCTCCAGAGCCTGCTCTCCGCCCTCGTTGAGAACCTCGGTCCCTCTATGCACAGGTAGGTGCCCGAGCCGTGCGCCCCATATCCAAGCCTCTCGGCGGAGTTCACGAGCTCCCTCCTCAGGTGCTCGCAGAACGGGTCCGCCATGCTGACGTGCGCTACCCTAGGTCCCTCGAAGAACGTGTACTCCCTGCGCTTGGTCATGTCTATGAACTGATCCGGCACCACGAGGTCTCCCGGGCGATACTCCTCCACGAGGCTCCCGACCGCCGACACCGATATCACCCACGATACTCCGAGGCTCCTCAGGGCCCACACGTTGGCCCTGTAGTTCACCCTGTGCGGGGGTATCCTGTGGCCCCTGCCGTGGCGGGGCAGGAACGCGACGCTCCTGCCGCCCAGGGATCCCAGTACCAAGTTGTCGCTCGGCTCACCGTACGGCGTGTGGACCTTTATCTCCCGGACGTCCTCTATCCCCTCGAGGGAGTAGAGGCCGGAACCCCCTATTATCCCGATCTCGGCGCGCTCGGATGGCTCCAGCACGCCCCGCGTAGGATCCGCGATCTTTTTACCTTGACGGCGACTTGACATCAGTACTCGGCTATTACCCTGTACCAGTTGTCCCTCTCCGCGGGCCTCATCCCCATTGATCTTATCACATCCACGACGCGCTCCCTCGTGACAGTGGCCGCGTGAAGGCCAGTCGCGGGTATCACCATCTCATCGAACAGTGTTCCGCCGAAGTCGTTGGCCCCGAACCGCATGGCCATGCGCGCTGCCTCCAGTCCATTCGTGAGCCAGCTCGACTGTATGTTGGGCAGTAGGTCCCTGAAGATCAGGCGCGCTACGGCGACCGTGCGCAGGAGGGTCGCCGCGGTCATCGGGTACGGGAACTCGCGGGTCAGCTCGCTGTTTCCCGGCTCGAAGTTCCACGCGGTGAACGACAGAAAGCCGCGGGTCCTCCTCTGCAGTTCCAGTATCCTGTGGAGGTGCTCCGCGCGATCGCGAACAGTTTCGGCGTGTCCGTACATCATCGTGGCATTGGTCATTATCCCCATCCCGTGCGCAACCTCCATGACCTTCAGCCACGAGTCGGCGCTCATCTTCCTCGGCGCTATGATCCTCCGCACGCGATCGACCAGTATCTCCCCACCTCCGCCGGCCATGGTGTCCATCCCCGCGTCCCTGAGCCTCCCCAGCACCTCGCGGTAGCTCATCCTCCCCCTCTTGGCGAGGTAGTCCACCTCTATGGGGCTCAGTCCATGGATTGCCGCGTCCGGCACGCGTTCCTTCAGGCGCCTGAACATCTCCTCGTAGTACTCAACGTCGAGCTCCGGGTTCACCCCGCCTTGAACCAGTATCTGCCTGATTCCGAAGGCGTGATGCACCTCCGCCGCCGCCCTGGCGGCCTCCTCCGGGGATCTGACGTAGGCCTCCGGATGTCCCGGGGGCCTGTAGAACGCGCAGAATCTGCACGCGACCGTGCACACATTAGTGTAGTTCAGAATCATGTTCGACACGAAGGTCACGCGGCCCTTGAAGATTGATTCTGTGAGGTGCGCCGCGGCCTTCCCCAAGATCCAGAGGTCCTCCTTCATCAGCTCCTCTATGCCCCCGATGTCCAGCGCCTCGCCGCTGAGCGCCCTCTCCACGATGTCGCTCATCACGCCCCTATGTACGTGCAGTTCCTCCTTTTTACGTATGCGCGCTCTTCAGGAAACCATACACCAATTCGGTGACCGATGGAGAGGCCATCGTTATTCACGTGAAGGATGGCCGCGCCGGCGTAGATCCACCACGGGTGGAGATGGAACAATCATGTGGCCGGCGAAATAGTGGGCGATCTCACTCTTCGTATCCACAAGGCATTTCTACAACGATGCGCGGTCCTCGACGCGTGTATTCACAGGACTATGTACTGGAGGCGGCGAGAAGCGGTCTGAGCCCCTCCGAGGCGGAGAGGTTCCTTTCCGAGTTCGACTCCATGGATCTGGCCGGGGCCGCGGACAGGCTGACGCTCGAGGTCGCGGGCGACACCGTGACGTTCGTGAACAACGTGGTCGTCAACTACGCCAACGTCTGCGTTGCGGGATGCGCAATATGCGCGTTCTACAGGCCCCCGGGACATCCGGAGGCCTACGTCAGATCCCCGGAGGAGGCCGCTAGGATAGTGTCCGAGTCAGGCGCCAAGTACGGCGTCACTGAGCTCCACATAAACGGCGGCTTCGACCCGGAGCTGGGCATCGACTATTTCGAGGAGCTCTTCAGGGCCGTAAAATCGGCGTCGCCCGGGATCGCGATAAAGGGTTTGACGGCGGCGGAGGTCGACTTCTACTCTAGGGTGTGGAGGATGAGCTACCGCGAGGTGCTGGGGAGGCTCAGGGATGCGGGGATGGATGCGATGTCCGGAGGCGGCGCCGAGATACTTGACGAGGAGGTCCGCAGGGCGATCACTCCATATAAGTTCAATGCTGAAGCTTGGCTGAGGGTTCAGGAAGAGGCCCACTCCCTGGGGATCCCGACGAACGCCACAATGCTGTACGGCCACATAGAGGAACCCCGTCACATAGTGAAGCATATATCTGAAATAAGGGATCTGCAGAGGAAGCTACACGGCGTGCTCACATTCATTCCGGTCAAGTTCGTGCCGTGGAACACCCAGCTTCACAGGGACGGCAGGGTCAAGGGTCCGGCGCCGCCCGAGCTCGACGTCAAGGTCACGGCTATATCGAGGCTCATGCTGGCCGGCGAGATCCCTAGGATAAGCGCGTACTGGACATCGGTCGGCAAGAGGATGGCCTCGATATTATTGCTCTCGGGCGCTAACGACCTCGTCGGCACGATGCTGAACGAGGAGGTGCTGCACAGTGCCGGATCCGGCGAGGGATCCACATTGGACGAGCTGGCGCACATCGTCAGGGAGGTCGGCAGAAGGCCCGTGCAGAGGGACACGTTCCAGAGAGCACTACGGGAGCTGTAGGTCGATGGCCGACCGCGTGGCCCGGCTCAAGTACTCGCACAGCGACCCACTATTCAGGTTCAGCGGACTGAGGCCGGTGAGCGTGAGCAACAGGGAATCGATAGAGGTCCTGCTGCGCGGCGAGGTCGATGTGTCATTTGTGCCCGTGACCTATGCGTCCCGGAACCGCGAGGAGCTGGTCGTGATCCCGGAGTTCGCGATCTACAGCGATGGTCCCGTCCTATCAGCCAGGTTATTCAGAGGATCCGGCAGTGGCTACGCTGCGGTGTCCGACACAAGTGTGAACGCCATGGCGTTGAGGAAGCTGATGGGGATCGAGTTCGACTTCGTGGACGATCCAGTCGCGGCGCTAGGCAGGTACGGCGGCGTGCTGGTCATAGGCGACGAGGCGCTGAGACTCGTCGACGCCGATACGCCCTACATCGTCGACGTGGGCGAGCTATGGAAGCTCCGCGTCGGTCACCCCCTCGTGTATGCGGTCATGGTCGCTCGGAGGAATGTGGATCCCGCGTTCATAGAGCGCGTCGTGCGCGCCCTCAACGAATCCCTGGATCGTTTCCGCGGTTCCCCAGGGGAGCTCGCGAGGGAGGTGGCGCGCCGGATCAATGTATCGGAGCGCCTGATGCTGGAGTACTATTCGGCCATGCGCTATCAGGTAGATGGGCGCGTAATGGCGGGCATCGAGGAGGAGCTCAGGATCTTCGGGCTCCCCCAGTTGCAAGCATATTAATTACCCAGCACAGCTCTCGCGCGTGGAGCTCCTGATAGGCCACAGCCCGGATCCCGATGACGCCTTCATGTTCTACGCGCTCAAGCGCGGGCTGGTGGACGCCCCATTCTCGGTCAGGGAATTCCTGGCTGACATAGAGACGTTGAACAGGCTCGCCCTGCACGCGAGGCTCGACGTGACTGCGGTGAGCGCACACGTGATGCCATACGTCGGCGATCGCTACTACGTGCTCAGTGTGGGTGCCTCGATGGGCGATCGCTATGGTCCTGTGCTCGTCGGTTCGGGGCGCGAGGCGGGGCTTGTCGCGGTGCCTGGGAACTACGCCACCGCGACTCTGTTGCTAAGGCTGGCAATGCCATCCGTCAGGACCGTCGAGGTGCCGTTCGATAGGATAATGGATGCCGTGGTGTCCGGCGCGGTCGACGCCGGGCTCCTGATACATGAGGGTCAGATAACGTACGCTAGGCATGGCCTTCGCAGGATGATGGACCTCGGCGAGTGGTGGAGCGATGCCACAGGGTTACCGGTTCCGCTCGGCCTCGATGTGGTCAAGTCCTCCCTGGGCAGGGACGTCGCTGCGTCGGTGAAGAAAGCCCTGCTAGAGTCCCTGAGGTACGCGAGGGAACATCCGGAGGAAGCCCTGCGCTATGCATCCGAGTTCGCGCGCGGCTTGGAGATGGGGGACGTCTCCAAGTTCGTAGACATGTATGTGAACGAGTATACGGTCGACATGGGACAGAGGGGCGAGAGTGCGCTGCGCGAGCTCCTGCGCATGGCGAGCGAGGCCGGGATCGTGCCCGAGTCGCA
Protein-coding regions in this window:
- a CDS encoding MqnA/MqnD/SBP family protein — encoded protein: MADRVARLKYSHSDPLFRFSGLRPVSVSNRESIEVLLRGEVDVSFVPVTYASRNREELVVIPEFAIYSDGPVLSARLFRGSGSGYAAVSDTSVNAMALRKLMGIEFDFVDDPVAALGRYGGVLVIGDEALRLVDADTPYIVDVGELWKLRVGHPLVYAVMVARRNVDPAFIERVVRALNESLDRFRGSPGELAREVARRINVSERLMLEYYSAMRYQVDGRVMAGIEEELRIFGLPQLQAY
- a CDS encoding S-methyl-5'-thioadenosine phosphorylase, whose translation is MLEPSERAEIGIIGGSGLYSLEGIEDVREIKVHTPYGEPSDNLVLGSLGGRSVAFLPRHGRGHRIPPHRVNYRANVWALRSLGVSWVISVSAVGSLVEEYRPGDLVVPDQFIDMTKRREYTFFEGPRVAHVSMADPFCEHLRRELVNSAERLGYGAHGSGTYLCIEGPRFSTRAESRLWRSWGAHVIGMTLVPEVNLACEAQICYSVLALVTDYDVWSETPVTAEEVTTIMEKNTEKAKSVISDVVRRLPRSPDASLCGCCNSLSTAVI
- a CDS encoding radical SAM protein; this encodes MIDARVLNGALRIVIGNEGVYVFDLEGRPAFFEHALRSYERGLSGLLVRKSWAGRRRRIVEEVVGGEKESVLRAVYAAAARALEDHPDGDVGDALRLTTSREIEWLLEDEARFGSLYMPISILPPDQYLSIVLQATVGCAYNRCSFCTFYRDRPYRVKDPREFEAHARLVRDWLGAGALLRRGIFLADANPLGAPRDLAIEYVRIAREVFPGRDVYAFADYFSTRLDAADYSRMASLGLRRVYVGLESGARDVLRVLNKPPEPRLAVRIARMMGDAGISRGVIVLVGAGGRGLWRKHVEETIGIIDEMDLGRDDLVFLSRLLVRPDMPYAGMVRDPLDDGEMDSQEEELAEALRARGVRTAPYDIRESIY
- the mqnC gene encoding cyclic dehypoxanthinyl futalosine synthase; translation: MSDIVERALSGEALDIGGIEELMKEDLWILGKAAAHLTESIFKGRVTFVSNMILNYTNVCTVACRFCAFYRPPGHPEAYVRSPEEAARAAAEVHHAFGIRQILVQGGVNPELDVEYYEEMFRRLKERVPDAAIHGLSPIEVDYLAKRGRMSYREVLGRLRDAGMDTMAGGGGEILVDRVRRIIAPRKMSADSWLKVMEVAHGMGIMTNATMMYGHAETVRDRAEHLHRILELQRRTRGFLSFTAWNFEPGNSELTREFPYPMTAATLLRTVAVARLIFRDLLPNIQSSWLTNGLEAARMAMRFGANDFGGTLFDEMVIPATGLHAATVTRERVVDVIRSMGMRPAERDNWYRVIAEY
- a CDS encoding CofH family radical SAM protein, coding for MYSQDYVLEAARSGLSPSEAERFLSEFDSMDLAGAADRLTLEVAGDTVTFVNNVVVNYANVCVAGCAICAFYRPPGHPEAYVRSPEEAARIVSESGAKYGVTELHINGGFDPELGIDYFEELFRAVKSASPGIAIKGLTAAEVDFYSRVWRMSYREVLGRLRDAGMDAMSGGGAEILDEEVRRAITPYKFNAEAWLRVQEEAHSLGIPTNATMLYGHIEEPRHIVKHISEIRDLQRKLHGVLTFIPVKFVPWNTQLHRDGRVKGPAPPELDVKVTAISRLMLAGEIPRISAYWTSVGKRMASILLLSGANDLVGTMLNEEVLHSAGSGEGSTLDELAHIVREVGRRPVQRDTFQRALREL
- a CDS encoding MFS transporter — its product is MSSDGSKEEKSKSHGLRTRDLVLIAAVIYFGWGLINTDDNLVLMLGTPIMQTLHLTVQQYSYVLSAGFFTSFAVSLVLGPLGDKLGRKFLLQLTLLGTSVFSMLQYFINGFGSWLLIRMGAEAFTGSEWGAGATYLTETIGKRLRGLALSIMQSGWVFGYGLASVIAYFTLSYFGMSYGWRVAFLFAFLPALTVLIIRSRLKETDRFNHLKEIREAEKRGDSSKVKELMEKYRVDVEASVKPSYRQLLSPDLRRAALILAFYNFLTTGVAIVGDSMFPYYLSQVKGFNYLTLVSMFATLSFIGIVGYLTNGYLNDHIGAKWPVVIFAALQTLGIFALVAFVHFPDYMALWSWYFLYLFTHNGQFAGLIRLNTEAFPTRVRAAGALWSGAFWSLGQAAWPLVFSSLIPLLGFNGAWMWVEVVPELVAIALFAAIMRNIPPQRELEEIAI
- a CDS encoding DUF2258 domain-containing protein; protein product: MSQEVQGQPAQQVVEGLLRTGPVRSSGYALKLRRVANAALRELIKEGLTTAAQVNEELTKLNKVLYSYIVEKYGIPKDAVVSITVKYAVSNGRFTVKGVEADVYERDEILSKNVTEGVVRELALQAQQ
- a CDS encoding M20 family metallopeptidase gives rise to the protein MQVSKEDLLRRIDGGRLTRTLTELVNIPSPTGSEQEIGAYMYSKYRELGLKVIWQEIEDGRPNVVGILRGKGGGKSLQLDAHLDVSFTGAEEFLYGGATSPKARVEEIDGDTWIFGAGAFNMKNAHAAYLEAARAIIESGVELEGDLILTATSGEIEESQVDSYLGKKYRGYGSGASYLVAHGPVGDYVIIGEPTGLKLMIGHYGSYWAKITASGGTVIHTAWSRGIPNKVEQISEFISEFRAWKEKYEERLVYKGYRGIVNIAAVQGGFPWKASRTPGEASIYVDIRFPPGMTWMQVRDDLDSFIAGFNRRHPGYNVEEVPYAINPPTEVDDGELVVRAVKDAHRELTGRDVEVIYEIWYSNAPKYNSVGSKAINYGPGGAKRLSGLTMADKDREYISLSDLITGTKAYVLSALSICNTPRLS
- a CDS encoding malate dehydrogenase, encoding MITVIGTGRVGSSAAAMLALKELDDLTLIDIVPNLPQGEALDLGHALAELGIDIRVKGSNDYKDMQGSDMVIVTAGFPRKPGMTREELVGKNADVVKSIAENIRKYAPDSIVMLTTNPLDPMIYLMYKLLGFPREHVIGFSGILDSRRLAYYASKKLGVAPSSITPVVIGQHGEKMFPVPRLSTVSGIPLPNVMSQKDIEEIVKSTIDAGAEVTKLRGFSSNWAPGAGVAVMAESIKKDLKRTFFASVYLNGEYGVKDVTVDVPIVLGRKGVEKILELPLTDEEKKGFLESVEAIKANLAQIPPSYFK
- a CDS encoding class I SAM-dependent methyltransferase, coding for MARRIRKRVLMRLYDADADKYELRYGAEQMPKARDAFGMASPRYPVLDVGCGTGILLRELGMMSVGLDISWSMLRIAGSKARAELVLGDMERMPFRSGSFTTVYSLTAVQLAEDLVWAMSELARVAKDDSAIVVSAHRATEASGELARAAAMAGLHVISEKPPDDSNVDRMILCTKHPQ
- a CDS encoding menaquinone biosynthesis family protein, with product MELLIGHSPDPDDAFMFYALKRGLVDAPFSVREFLADIETLNRLALHARLDVTAVSAHVMPYVGDRYYVLSVGASMGDRYGPVLVGSGREAGLVAVPGNYATATLLLRLAMPSVRTVEVPFDRIMDAVVSGAVDAGLLIHEGQITYARHGLRRMMDLGEWWSDATGLPVPLGLDVVKSSLGRDVAASVKKALLESLRYAREHPEEALRYASEFARGLEMGDVSKFVDMYVNEYTVDMGQRGESALRELLRMASEAGIVPESHVVVI